The sequence CCGCGGCTTCAGAGACAGCGGTAACACAAAATATCGCGGCGAGCAATGTCAGTATATTTTTTTTGAAAGTATTCATAATGCTTTCCTCTATTAAATTGGCGGTTCGGGGCAGTCAGTTTTTTTGAAAAAGTATCAGTTCAGTCCTTTTTCAACTAGCCAGTCCGACATAAGATCTGCGATTTCAATATTGTTCAGATCAGAGAACGGGAAGTGAGTGTTGCCATGTATACCTATTTCCGGCAGATGTACCACTTCTGCATCACCTCCGTGACTGTTCACTGTATTTGCCCATTGGCGAGCCATCTCCAAGCGTATCCGCCATTGATCCTGACCGGGATTTTCAATCGGCTTCTCCGGAATGTTATCACCGTAGTAAATAACAATCGGGATCTTGGTTAATTTCATAAAGTCGGACAAGGGGATCCCAATAGCCCCAAGGGTTCCGCCGGAGCTGGCTTTCGGAGCGGGAACCTCGCCTTCGGGGAAAACAAAATTACTTCCGGGCTCATATGAGACCACTGCGCGAATATTGGAGCTTTTTATAGCTGTTTGCCAGCCCATGCCTCCGCTATTGGAATGGGTGACAAGAATGCCCTGACCAATCTTTTCAAACAACGCTGCGACTGCATCCGAGTTTAAATTTATATCTATTGTTCCGGTATCCGGTGTCATTTGGCGGAAATACTGGTTCAGTGATTCCTGATCGCGGGGGAACTGTACTCCGTCAAAGTATTCAGGCCATATTCCCACACGGAAAATATTGAACCATTTCTGCTCATCGGGCACAGGATTGATAGTAACTGACTGAGTGCTGCGTCCCGCATTGCCTCTGCGCGGCTGATCAAGCACATAAACGCCGTAGCCGCGGCGCAGAAAAATATTCTGATAGCCTTCTCGCCCGTCCGGTGTTGTCTCCCATGTCTTTGAGAACTGTCCGAAGCCATGCCAGAACACGAGAGGCAGTCTGCGGGCTTGTTCAGGAATCTGGTAAAATACGTAAGCATGATCTCCGTGAAATGTTTGCCCCTCGGGAGTCATTTTGACAGGATTGAATGTTCCGGGGTTGGTGACCACTGAACCGCCAGCGGCAAAGCTTCCCTGCTCTTTGAGGATAATTGGTGCGGTTTTACCGCTGTGTTCTGTGGTTGCGCATGCGGAGAGGCTCATGCTGACGAAAGTCAGCATGAGAACAACTACCAGTTTTTTGAAACTTATGTTCATGGTTCATCTCCTTATTTCAGTGTATTACCAAAGAATTGGATTAATTTTTCCATAGACTGGTTCACATACTGCGGTTTCCAATAGGTTTCGATGTGGGTTGCACCGTCTATCAGAAATAATTCTTTGTTTTTCGCATTGACAGCCTTTTTAAAGGCATCCTGAGTCATGTACAGCGAATCGGCATTGCTGCCTGCCATCATAAGCAGTGGCTGGTTGATCAGATCCATGTTGTTGGTTGCGTCAAAATTCATTAAGTCAAGGAGACTGCTCATGGTGTATCTGAAAGTTGAATTCGGATGAGCGTGAGTCTTCCAGTAGTATTCAAAGCCTTGGCGGTATAAATCAAACGGCAGTTTGGCAATCTGTTCATCAGTCAGCTTGGTGTCGGCAGCATAGATAACCGCGCCGCCGGCGGCCTCTTGCGCGCGGGCGTCTGAGGCTTGCTGCAAGCGCTCCTGTATGGTTGATAACTGCGAGTCCATATAGCCGTTTCTCCTGACCAGACCCGAGTTAAACATGCTCAAAGTGGCGATCGTTTTAAAACGTTTATCAGTTTGAGCGGCGCTTAAGGAATATCCGCCACCGCCGCAGATACCCAGTAAGCCTAAACGACCGGCATCCACTCCCGCATATTGAGTGATGAAGTCAGCCATCCCCCGAATATCTTCAATCCGGTTTGCAGGCTTATCCACATTGCGGGGCAGACCGCCGCTGGCACCCTGATACGCAGCGTCCGCAGCAATGGTGATGTATCCTTGTTCAGCCAAACGCTGAGCAAACAGCCCGGCGACCTGCTCCTTTACGCCGCCATTGGGGTGGGCCACAACCACCGCTGGGTACTTGCTGCTGGGGCTGTAGTCGGCAGGAGTGTAGACATTGGCAGAAATAGCTGTGCCATTAAGCTTGTAGGTGACCGGATGAATATTAACTTTGCCTTTTACGTTCTTGGAGATAGCTCCTTCATAAACAAGAGTAAACTGGTTAAGCTTATAGTCTGCGGCAATTGCTGCCTCCGGTGAAATAATTGTTGCCGCCAGCAACAAAAATATGGCTTTTAAATTTAACATTATTTTTCCTCCGTTTTTTTGCATTTTTAATACCTCGCCTCTTATTTTGAGCCTCAACTCAGCGTCCAACACGCTTTTGCAGGTGCGCAGGATACCTGTCACCCTTTACTGTTATCTTTGCAAAGGCTTCGTCTATGTTTTTCAAGTCTTCCTGAGTCACTCTGATATTGGCTCCGCTGAGATTCTCTTCCAGTCTGTGCAGCTTTGTGGTGCCGGGGATAGGAACTATGTACGGCTTCTTAGACAGCAGCCACGCGATGGCAAGCTGCGCCCGTGTTATTCTTTTACTTTCAGCTATTTCGCCGAGCACATCCACAACAGTCTGGTTTGCTTTAAGCGCTTCCGGAGCGAAGCGGGGCACTGTACTGCGGAAGTCCTCTCCGGCAAACTTAGTATCTGCGGATATGGCTCCTGTCAGAAAGCCTTTGCCGAGCGGGGCGAAGGTAACGAAACCTATGCCCAGTTCCTCAAGGACTGGTATTATCTCTTTTTCAGGTTCGCGCCACCATATGGAGTATTCACTCTGGAGTGCGGTCACAGGCTGAATCGAATGAGCCCTGCGTATGGTATCCGCACCCGCCTCTGAAAGTCCGAAGTACTTAACCTTACCCTCTGCGATCAGGTCTTTTACCGTTCCTGCTACATCTTCGATAGGCACATCCGGATCGACCCTGTGCTGGTAATAAATGTCTATGACATCAGTTTTAAGTCTTTTCAGCGATTCTTCGGCTACTTTTCTGATATGTTTCGGACGACTGTTCAGGATTTGCTGCTTACCGTCGTCTCCGAAAGTGAAGCCGAATTTGGTAGCTATAACGACCCTGTCGCGCACAGACGCAAGCGCCTCGCCTACAAGCTCCTCATTTATAAAGGGTCCGTAAACTTCTGCCGTGTCAAAAAAGGTGACGCCTTTCTCAAATGCGGCTCTTATAAGCTCAATCCCTTCTTTTTTGTTCGTAACGGTTCCGTAACCGTAGCTCAGCCCCATACATCCGAAGCCTATTTCTGATACTTCCGGTCCGTTTTTTCCAAGCTGACGTTTTTGCATAGTTTTTCCCTCTTTAAAATATATTAACTGTCAATTTTTTCCTTCTTCAGCCAGTCACTGACCTGAGCCAATGTGTCCTTCTCCTGTTCACCCTGCATTGAAAATCCGCTGAGAAGCGTTGCTTTCGGTGCATGTTCCGAGAGTACTGCGACACTGCTTCCAGTACCGTATTTACCGTATACTATGAAGGGTCTCAGTTTTTTCCCTGATAAATTATGCTCCGAAAGAAATGTTCTGATCACTGCCGGCGGGCTTCCTCCCCACACGGGAAAGCCGAGCAAAACGGTATCGTATGAGTCTATATCGGGAACAAGTGTTTTCAGAGGAGGTCTGTAGCCGCTTATTTTTTCTTGCAGTGCTTGTTCGACTGTTTCATTATAATCCTCTGGATAAGGGTTTTTTGGCAGGATTTCAAAAAGATCTGCATTCAATGCGCGTTTAATTTGACCTGCTACAACACGGGTATTGCCGCTTCGGGAAAAATAAGCCACCAGAATCCGCGAACCGGAAGCCAATTCATTCTCCGCAGCTTCGGCAGATGCCTGAGAACCGTTAATGTCAAACGCGGGGATCAATATTGAACCCGTCAGCAGGACGATAAACTTCCTGCGGGTTAGTTTAAACGGTTTTAAAGAGGTTCCTTTAAGGCGCGTTCTCATAATCATATCTCCTTGCGATTGTACATACGCATCCATTATTCAGTCTGCTCCCGTTATTAAAGCTAACAGCTTACACAAAAAACAGGTAGACCAATGCTGTCTGTTCATTGCCTGTTTCTCTGTGAGGTTATAAATAATATTGAAATTTAGTGAATGAACGGATAGCTTAGTACAGTTCATCAAGGTTGGAAAAAGGGGATAGCTTGTGGAAAAAAGTAATATTTTGTTAGATTTCACAATCGATAACTTAGCAGAAAGCATTGCCCGATTAACTGAAAAGGGAGAGTTGCGCACAACGGATGTTCCCGGTTTGTCGCTTTTTCGAAGAATTGAACCCTCCTGTCCGGTCACCGGAATGTATGAACCCAGTGTCTGCCTGATTGCGCAGGGTGCTAAACAAGTGCGTTTAGGCGGTGATATATTCACATATGATTCAAGACATTATTTATTTTCCGGATTACACCTTCCCGTTATTGCACAGGTTACAGAGGCGAGCCGCGAGAAACCATACTTAGGTCTCAGGCTTACTTTTGACTATCGAAACATATCCCAGTTGATGGCGGACAGCCAGCTGCCTCCGCCTCTGATACATAAAACTGACAGAGGCATGGCTACAGGTGACTTGACCGTTCCGTTAGTCAACGCTTTTCAAAGGTTGGTTGATCTTATTGACGAAAAACAAGATATTCCTATTTTGTCTTCGGTCATTCAGCGTGAGATTTTTTATCGGTTACTGGTAGGTGAACAGGGGATCAGGCTGCGTCAGCTCGCAGTGACCGGTACCCAAAGCCAGCAGATTGCCCGGGCAGTGCTGTGGCTTAAAGCAAATTTTTCACAGCCATTAAGA is a genomic window of Geovibrio thiophilus containing:
- a CDS encoding flavodoxin; its protein translation is MRTRLKGTSLKPFKLTRRKFIVLLTGSILIPAFDINGSQASAEAAENELASGSRILVAYFSRSGNTRVVAGQIKRALNADLFEILPKNPYPEDYNETVEQALQEKISGYRPPLKTLVPDIDSYDTVLLGFPVWGGSPPAVIRTFLSEHNLSGKKLRPFIVYGKYGTGSSVAVLSEHAPKATLLSGFSMQGEQEKDTLAQVSDWLKKEKIDS
- a CDS encoding aldo/keto reductase, whose product is MQKRQLGKNGPEVSEIGFGCMGLSYGYGTVTNKKEGIELIRAAFEKGVTFFDTAEVYGPFINEELVGEALASVRDRVVIATKFGFTFGDDGKQQILNSRPKHIRKVAEESLKRLKTDVIDIYYQHRVDPDVPIEDVAGTVKDLIAEGKVKYFGLSEAGADTIRRAHSIQPVTALQSEYSIWWREPEKEIIPVLEELGIGFVTFAPLGKGFLTGAISADTKFAGEDFRSTVPRFAPEALKANQTVVDVLGEIAESKRITRAQLAIAWLLSKKPYIVPIPGTTKLHRLEENLSGANIRVTQEDLKNIDEAFAKITVKGDRYPAHLQKRVGR
- a CDS encoding AraC family transcriptional regulator; translation: MEKSNILLDFTIDNLAESIARLTEKGELRTTDVPGLSLFRRIEPSCPVTGMYEPSVCLIAQGAKQVRLGGDIFTYDSRHYLFSGLHLPVIAQVTEASREKPYLGLRLTFDYRNISQLMADSQLPPPLIHKTDRGMATGDLTVPLVNAFQRLVDLIDEKQDIPILSSVIQREIFYRLLVGEQGIRLRQLAVTGTQSQQIARAVLWLKANFSQPLRVNDLAEMANMGTSTFHHHFRSMTALSPLQYQKQLRLQEARRLMLTEHIDAASAAFQVGYESPSQFSREYSRLYGAPPVRDIVALRLQAAGVEE
- a CDS encoding alpha/beta hydrolase; amino-acid sequence: MNISFKKLVVVLMLTFVSMSLSACATTEHSGKTAPIILKEQGSFAAGGSVVTNPGTFNPVKMTPEGQTFHGDHAYVFYQIPEQARRLPLVFWHGFGQFSKTWETTPDGREGYQNIFLRRGYGVYVLDQPRRGNAGRSTQSVTINPVPDEQKWFNIFRVGIWPEYFDGVQFPRDQESLNQYFRQMTPDTGTIDINLNSDAVAALFEKIGQGILVTHSNSGGMGWQTAIKSSNIRAVVSYEPGSNFVFPEGEVPAPKASSGGTLGAIGIPLSDFMKLTKIPIVIYYGDNIPEKPIENPGQDQWRIRLEMARQWANTVNSHGGDAEVVHLPEIGIHGNTHFPFSDLNNIEIADLMSDWLVEKGLN
- a CDS encoding alpha/beta hydrolase, with translation MLNLKAIFLLLAATIISPEAAIAADYKLNQFTLVYEGAISKNVKGKVNIHPVTYKLNGTAISANVYTPADYSPSSKYPAVVVAHPNGGVKEQVAGLFAQRLAEQGYITIAADAAYQGASGGLPRNVDKPANRIEDIRGMADFITQYAGVDAGRLGLLGICGGGGYSLSAAQTDKRFKTIATLSMFNSGLVRRNGYMDSQLSTIQERLQQASDARAQEAAGGAVIYAADTKLTDEQIAKLPFDLYRQGFEYYWKTHAHPNSTFRYTMSSLLDLMNFDATNNMDLINQPLLMMAGSNADSLYMTQDAFKKAVNAKNKELFLIDGATHIETYWKPQYVNQSMEKLIQFFGNTLK